The following proteins are encoded in a genomic region of Sorangiineae bacterium MSr12523:
- a CDS encoding xanthine dehydrogenase family protein subunit M produces MIPFGYTRPADEAGALHAGSTSGVAFIAGGTGMVDLMRLGVETPATLVDLNALPWTKVEKMADGGLSVGALVKNSDLAWHPEVRARYPVLAEALLAGASPQLRNMATVGGNLLQRTRCAYFRDIGVSACNKRTPGSGCAALDGGFVRMHAVLGGSSHCIALHPSDMCVALVALDAVVHVRGPRGERSVPISEFHVVPGAHPEVESVLARGELVTAITVPPTPFAARSAYVKVRDRASYAFALASAAVAFHLDDGVVRDVRVALGGVATKPWRSQEAEQSLRGQPPTRAVFERAAAAALKDARPRPGNEFKVPLAQRVLVRALERAGGIA; encoded by the coding sequence ATGATTCCCTTCGGCTACACGCGTCCCGCCGACGAGGCAGGCGCCCTCCACGCCGGATCGACATCGGGCGTGGCCTTCATTGCGGGCGGCACAGGCATGGTCGATCTCATGCGTCTCGGCGTCGAAACGCCCGCGACCTTGGTCGATCTCAATGCGCTGCCGTGGACGAAGGTCGAAAAAATGGCCGACGGAGGTTTGTCCGTCGGGGCGCTGGTGAAGAACAGCGATCTGGCCTGGCACCCGGAGGTGCGCGCTCGATATCCCGTGTTGGCGGAAGCTCTTTTGGCCGGCGCCTCTCCCCAATTGCGCAACATGGCCACCGTCGGGGGCAACCTGCTGCAGCGAACGCGCTGCGCGTACTTTCGCGATATCGGCGTTTCGGCCTGCAACAAGCGCACACCTGGCTCGGGCTGCGCGGCGTTGGACGGAGGGTTCGTGCGCATGCACGCGGTCCTCGGCGGTAGTTCCCATTGCATTGCCCTGCACCCTTCGGACATGTGCGTGGCGTTGGTCGCGCTCGATGCCGTGGTGCACGTGCGCGGGCCTCGGGGCGAGCGCTCGGTGCCGATAAGCGAATTCCACGTCGTGCCCGGGGCGCACCCCGAGGTGGAAAGCGTTCTCGCGCGCGGTGAATTGGTGACCGCCATCACCGTGCCGCCCACGCCCTTCGCCGCGCGCTCGGCCTACGTGAAGGTGCGGGATCGCGCGTCGTACGCGTTTGCGCTGGCCTCCGCGGCGGTGGCCTTTCATCTCGACGATGGCGTCGTTCGGGACGTGCGCGTGGCGCTCGGCGGAGTGGCCACCAAGCCATGGCGGAGCCAGGAGGCGGAGCAATCGTTGCGCGGGCAACCGCCTACCCGTGCCGTTTTCGAGCGTGCGGCCGCCGCGGCCTTGAAGGATGCGCGCCCGCGCCCGGGCAACGAGTTCAAAGTGCCTCTCGCCCAGCGGGTCCTCGTACGCGCGCTGGAGCGGGCAGGAGGTATCGCATGA
- a CDS encoding xanthine dehydrogenase family protein molybdopterin-binding subunit: MSESVVGKGIDRLDAILKVTGKAEYPAETGVANIAHAAVVTSTITRGRIAALDTRAAERAPGVLAVVSHLNAPKLPGIDKRASPVDPALQLFQNDKVVYNEQPVALVVADSLERARHAASLVVPRYESASFTVDMNAEAPRAYAPPNSRFPLDSQRGDVRSGLSAAKVRIAQSYTTPIEHHNPMEPHAAIVIWQGTDHATVYVTTQGIFFVRQRFASLFGIPKENVRVISHYIGGGFGCKGVPWVYAPLAGLAAKVAGRGVKLVITRQQMFSMVGYRSRTVQKVALGADSSGKLTAISHDVLSATSRVDEFTEPAALQTRMLYACPNTSTSHRLVRLDIPTPTFTRAPGEAVGTFALESAMDELAYALQMDPIALRLRNYAETDPDKNLPWSSKSLRECYRRGAEKFGWPARRPPPRSMRDGRWLVGLGMATATYPANQSDASAIARVRADGTALVQAGSQDIGTGTYTIMTQIAADALALPIEKVRFELGDTTFPETPNSGGSRTASSVGSAVKMAALAVRKKLAEVAVADSKSPLHGLEVEGLDVADGALYAKSNRARRDSFGDIVARSGAAEIAVQVDNKEKEDRKRYSTHSFGAQFVEVKVDESLGTVRVSRFVGAFAAGKILNAKTAQSQYQGGIVWGIGLALHESTHRDERLGRIVTRDLADYHVPVHADIPHIDVVMVDETDPYVNEIGSKGIGEIGITGVGAAIANAVYHATGRRIRDLPITPDKLL, translated from the coding sequence ATGAGTGAATCGGTCGTGGGCAAAGGCATCGACCGCCTCGATGCCATCCTCAAGGTGACGGGCAAGGCGGAATACCCCGCCGAAACCGGTGTTGCCAACATTGCGCATGCGGCCGTCGTCACCAGCACGATCACGCGGGGGCGCATTGCTGCGCTCGACACGCGCGCCGCGGAACGTGCGCCCGGCGTGCTTGCCGTGGTGTCGCACCTCAATGCGCCGAAGCTGCCGGGCATCGACAAGAGAGCGAGCCCCGTCGACCCCGCGCTGCAGCTCTTTCAGAACGACAAAGTCGTCTACAACGAGCAACCGGTGGCCTTGGTGGTGGCCGATTCGCTGGAGCGCGCGCGCCACGCGGCGAGCCTGGTCGTACCCCGTTACGAGAGCGCCTCCTTCACCGTGGACATGAACGCGGAAGCGCCGCGCGCGTACGCGCCGCCGAATTCGCGATTCCCATTGGACTCGCAGCGGGGCGACGTGCGCTCGGGCCTTTCGGCGGCCAAGGTGCGCATCGCGCAGAGCTACACCACGCCCATCGAGCATCACAACCCGATGGAGCCGCACGCGGCCATCGTCATTTGGCAGGGCACGGACCACGCCACGGTGTACGTGACCACGCAGGGCATCTTCTTCGTGCGCCAGCGGTTTGCCTCGCTATTTGGCATTCCCAAAGAGAACGTGCGCGTCATATCGCATTACATTGGCGGTGGTTTCGGCTGCAAAGGCGTGCCCTGGGTCTACGCGCCGCTAGCTGGCCTGGCCGCCAAAGTGGCCGGTCGCGGCGTGAAGCTCGTGATCACGCGGCAGCAGATGTTTTCCATGGTGGGGTATCGCTCGCGCACCGTGCAAAAGGTGGCGCTGGGAGCGGACTCCAGCGGCAAGCTGACGGCGATTTCGCATGACGTCCTTTCGGCGACCTCGCGGGTCGACGAGTTCACGGAGCCGGCGGCGCTGCAGACGCGCATGCTCTATGCCTGCCCCAACACGAGCACCAGCCACCGGCTCGTTCGGCTCGACATTCCGACGCCCACCTTCACGCGCGCTCCCGGAGAGGCCGTGGGAACATTTGCGCTGGAGTCTGCGATGGACGAGCTGGCGTATGCGCTCCAAATGGATCCCATCGCACTTCGATTGCGCAATTACGCCGAGACCGATCCGGACAAGAACCTGCCGTGGTCGAGCAAATCACTGCGCGAATGCTACCGGCGTGGGGCCGAGAAGTTCGGCTGGCCCGCACGCCGCCCGCCACCGCGCAGCATGCGCGATGGCCGGTGGTTGGTAGGCTTGGGCATGGCCACCGCGACCTACCCGGCGAACCAAAGCGATGCCTCTGCGATCGCCCGCGTGCGGGCCGACGGTACGGCCCTCGTGCAAGCCGGCTCGCAGGACATCGGCACCGGGACATATACGATCATGACGCAGATCGCGGCCGACGCGCTTGCGTTGCCCATCGAGAAGGTTCGCTTCGAGCTGGGCGACACCACATTTCCCGAGACGCCGAACTCGGGCGGTTCGCGCACGGCCTCCAGCGTAGGATCGGCCGTGAAAATGGCAGCGCTCGCCGTGCGAAAGAAGCTTGCCGAAGTTGCCGTGGCCGACTCGAAATCACCGCTCCACGGCCTCGAGGTCGAAGGCTTGGACGTCGCCGACGGTGCGCTCTACGCAAAGAGCAACCGCGCTCGAAGGGACTCCTTCGGCGACATCGTGGCCCGCAGCGGCGCTGCGGAAATCGCCGTGCAGGTCGACAACAAGGAAAAGGAAGACCGAAAACGCTATTCGACGCATTCCTTCGGCGCGCAATTCGTCGAGGTGAAGGTGGACGAATCCCTGGGTACCGTTCGGGTGAGCCGCTTCGTCGGTGCTTTCGCTGCGGGGAAGATCCTCAATGCCAAAACGGCGCAAAGCCAATACCAGGGCGGCATCGTCTGGGGCATCGGCCTCGCGCTCCACGAGAGCACCCACCGCGACGAGCGACTCGGCCGCATCGTCACCCGCGATTTGGCCGACTACCACGTCCCGGTGCACGCCGATATCCCGCACATCGACGTGGTCATGGTCGACGAAACCGACCCCTACGTGAACGAAATTGGCTCCAAGGGTATCGGTGAAATCGGCATCACCGGCGTCGGGGCTGCCATCGCCAACGCCGTTTACCATGCCACCGGCCGCCGCATCCGCGACCTCCCGATCACGCCTGACAAGCTATTGTGA
- a CDS encoding 2Fe-2S iron-sulfur cluster-binding protein, translating to MDKLGPAPPFRVFDVRGRSVMPATFAGQTVILAFFDACGWQHAPESAYRALRAELRGLGAVLVIVSHDGIWSFRPDDDLELCVARDDLDTAQLDALRGRYGVRAGVPSFFIIDGHEQDAQARLRFSRHLPANAPPSIEMLVSALSAAGRAVVRDHSVSRRELVLSSLLAVFAVALVEACAGGGKDAVRSSPRAPAAGGAASGTELDVTLNVNGEARHLRIEPRVSLLDALRERCGLTGTKKGCDHGQCGACTVLIDGRRVHACLTLAVMARGKITTIEGLARGDQLHPMQAAFVECDGLQCGYCTPGQIMSAIGLLVEGHAKTDDEVREEMSGNICRCGAYSNIVSAIQLGRGKAPT from the coding sequence GTGGACAAGCTCGGACCAGCGCCGCCCTTCCGGGTCTTCGACGTGCGGGGGCGTAGCGTCATGCCGGCCACGTTCGCCGGGCAAACCGTCATTCTTGCCTTCTTCGACGCGTGCGGATGGCAGCATGCACCGGAGTCGGCGTACCGCGCGCTTCGTGCGGAATTGCGCGGATTGGGCGCGGTACTCGTCATCGTGTCGCACGATGGCATTTGGTCCTTTCGCCCGGACGACGATTTGGAGCTCTGCGTCGCGCGTGATGATCTGGATACCGCGCAATTGGATGCGCTTCGCGGGCGCTACGGCGTGCGCGCGGGCGTTCCTTCGTTCTTCATCATCGATGGGCATGAGCAGGATGCGCAGGCGAGACTGCGATTCTCGCGCCATCTGCCCGCGAATGCCCCGCCCTCCATCGAAATGCTCGTCTCGGCCCTTTCTGCCGCCGGGCGCGCGGTCGTTCGCGACCACTCGGTGTCGCGGCGCGAGCTCGTTCTTTCGAGCTTGCTTGCCGTGTTTGCGGTGGCCCTGGTCGAGGCGTGCGCCGGCGGTGGAAAAGACGCGGTGCGCAGCAGCCCGCGCGCGCCCGCCGCGGGCGGTGCGGCATCGGGCACGGAGTTGGACGTCACCTTGAACGTCAACGGCGAAGCGCGTCATCTGCGCATCGAGCCCCGTGTCTCGCTGCTCGACGCGTTGCGCGAACGGTGCGGCCTCACCGGAACGAAAAAGGGGTGCGATCACGGCCAGTGCGGTGCATGCACGGTCCTCATCGACGGCCGCCGCGTGCATGCATGCTTGACCCTCGCCGTGATGGCGCGCGGCAAGATCACCACCATCGAGGGCCTTGCGCGCGGCGATCAGCTTCACCCGATGCAGGCCGCGTTCGTCGAGTGCGATGGCCTGCAGTGCGGCTACTGCACACCGGGCCAAATCATGAGCGCCATCGGCCTTCTCGTCGAGGGACACGCCAAGACCGACGACGAAGTGCGCGAAGAAATGAGCGGCAACATCTGCCGTTGCGGTGCGTATTCCAATATTGTTTCCGCAATTCAATTGGGGCGGGGAAAGGCTCCGACATGA
- a CDS encoding glycoside hydrolase family 18 protein — translation MKFRLRAIGLLSLVLAATTAACAGDEPRDAASDDAPLAAPTPVIGAYYAGWASSSYPVSRIPANKITHLFYAFATIQNGRCVAPGGADANFNALATLKRQYPQLRTLISIGGWGAGGFSDAALTQASRQRFVTSCLDTFFTRYRGSFDGVDLDWEFPVSGGPVEITDRPEDKQNMTLLSQEFRRQLDNLGRQRGAKYLVTAALPAGRLQTDGPYDPAASFDLRALGGVLDFINLMTYDMGTGFSSVATFNAPMSEVAEDPLGQPMRKWNNVTNAVAYYRQNGVPPERLVLGVPFYGRGFVVKQEGPNHGLYQAKASTFEVGAWKDIQPLLNNPAWKQYWHPVAQSPWLYNAAERKFASYENPQSIGIRAQFAKQNGLLGTFMWELSEDDASNSLLNAMSAPFR, via the coding sequence ATGAAATTCCGCCTTCGCGCCATCGGGCTTTTGTCCCTCGTGCTGGCCGCCACCACCGCCGCTTGCGCCGGCGACGAACCGAGGGATGCGGCTTCGGACGACGCACCGCTCGCCGCACCGACTCCGGTCATCGGCGCGTATTACGCGGGATGGGCCAGTTCGTCCTATCCGGTATCACGGATTCCCGCCAACAAGATTACGCATTTGTTTTATGCATTTGCGACAATCCAAAATGGCCGCTGCGTGGCACCGGGTGGGGCCGATGCCAACTTCAATGCGCTCGCGACACTGAAGCGGCAGTATCCGCAGCTGCGCACGTTGATCTCGATTGGAGGCTGGGGCGCCGGTGGGTTCTCCGATGCGGCGCTCACCCAGGCGTCGCGCCAGCGGTTCGTCACGAGCTGCCTCGACACTTTCTTCACGCGTTACCGCGGCAGCTTCGACGGCGTGGATCTCGATTGGGAATTCCCGGTATCGGGCGGGCCGGTCGAAATCACGGATCGGCCCGAGGACAAGCAGAACATGACGCTCCTGTCCCAGGAATTCCGCCGTCAACTCGACAACCTGGGCCGCCAACGCGGGGCGAAATATCTCGTCACCGCCGCCCTGCCCGCGGGAAGATTGCAGACCGATGGTCCGTATGACCCTGCGGCGAGCTTCGACCTGCGCGCCCTGGGCGGCGTCCTCGACTTCATCAATTTGATGACCTACGACATGGGCACGGGCTTCTCGTCGGTGGCGACCTTCAATGCGCCCATGAGCGAGGTGGCCGAGGATCCGCTGGGGCAGCCGATGCGGAAATGGAACAACGTCACCAACGCGGTGGCGTACTACCGCCAAAATGGCGTTCCGCCGGAGCGCCTCGTGCTCGGCGTTCCCTTTTACGGGCGCGGATTCGTGGTGAAGCAGGAAGGCCCCAACCATGGGCTTTATCAGGCCAAGGCGAGCACCTTCGAGGTTGGCGCGTGGAAGGACATTCAGCCGCTGCTGAACAACCCGGCCTGGAAGCAATACTGGCATCCCGTGGCCCAATCGCCGTGGCTCTACAACGCGGCGGAGCGCAAGTTCGCCAGCTACGAAAACCCGCAATCCATCGGCATTCGGGCGCAATTTGCCAAGCAGAATGGTCTGCTCGGCACCTTCATGTGGGAGCTCTCGGAGGACGACGCGTCGAATAGCCTCCTGAACGCCATGTCCGCCCCATTCAGGTGA
- a CDS encoding ArgE/DapE family deacylase: MDLSALERRVVDAVDANELMADLEALVAIPSTGGSDAEHDVQAWCARRLAQLGANVDHWRMDLEELVARPDFPGQEVTRREAYGCVGRLGGSSGSSGSSGEGRPALVLCGHVDVVPPGNLDAWPDRDPWSLRVEGGAIAGRGTCDMKGGLAAIFGAVSALARAGVRLRRPLAVHAVVGEEDGGLGAFATLLRGHVGDACVIAEPTAGAIIPANAGSLTFQLDVPGQAAHGSTRTLGVSAIDKLSVLLAALRELEGHRNANPDPWLAHLDMPYPLSVGIVRAGDWASTVPDRALAEGRYGVRLGESVDAARREFEAVIARACAADPWLASHPARVQWPGGVFASGRLPEQHPLTAELSGTITALGGGAPAVLGAPYGSDLRLYIGAGVPTVQFGPGDIRYAHALDEHVSLAEMESAARAFALLALRRCGTE, encoded by the coding sequence GTGGACTTGAGTGCACTGGAACGCCGGGTGGTCGATGCGGTCGATGCGAACGAGCTGATGGCCGATCTCGAAGCATTGGTGGCCATTCCGAGTACGGGAGGGTCGGATGCCGAGCACGATGTGCAAGCGTGGTGCGCGCGCCGCCTCGCGCAGCTCGGGGCCAACGTCGATCACTGGCGCATGGACCTGGAGGAGCTGGTCGCGCGTCCGGATTTTCCAGGCCAAGAGGTGACGCGGCGCGAGGCGTACGGCTGCGTGGGCAGGTTGGGCGGGTCGAGCGGGTCGAGCGGGTCGAGCGGGGAGGGGAGGCCGGCCCTGGTGCTCTGCGGACATGTCGACGTGGTGCCGCCGGGCAATCTCGATGCGTGGCCCGATCGCGACCCGTGGAGCTTGCGCGTCGAAGGCGGCGCGATCGCCGGGCGGGGGACGTGTGACATGAAAGGCGGACTGGCGGCGATCTTCGGTGCCGTCTCGGCGTTGGCTCGCGCGGGCGTTCGGCTGCGCAGGCCGCTCGCGGTGCACGCCGTCGTGGGGGAAGAAGACGGCGGGCTCGGTGCCTTCGCCACGCTTCTCCGTGGTCATGTCGGTGATGCGTGCGTCATTGCCGAGCCCACCGCGGGCGCGATCATTCCGGCCAATGCGGGCTCGCTGACGTTTCAACTCGATGTGCCCGGGCAAGCTGCACATGGCTCGACGCGTACCCTCGGTGTGAGCGCCATCGACAAGCTGTCCGTGTTGCTTGCCGCACTTCGCGAGCTGGAGGGCCATCGCAACGCGAACCCCGATCCATGGCTTGCGCACCTCGATATGCCCTACCCGCTATCGGTCGGCATCGTGCGCGCCGGCGATTGGGCGAGCACGGTGCCGGACCGCGCGCTCGCCGAAGGGCGTTATGGCGTTCGGCTCGGTGAATCGGTGGACGCCGCGCGCCGGGAATTCGAGGCTGTCATCGCCCGAGCCTGCGCGGCCGATCCCTGGTTGGCCTCGCACCCGGCGCGTGTGCAATGGCCCGGTGGTGTATTTGCCAGCGGGCGGTTGCCCGAGCAACATCCGTTGACGGCGGAGTTGTCGGGCACCATCACGGCGTTGGGCGGGGGCGCTCCAGCGGTGCTCGGCGCGCCCTATGGTTCGGATTTACGGTTGTACATCGGCGCGGGGGTGCCCACCGTGCAGTTCGGCCCCGGCGACATTCGGTACGCGCATGCCCTCGATGAACATGTTTCGCTGGCCGAAATGGAAAGCGCCGCTCGGGCATTCGCACTCCTCGCGCTGCGCCGCTGCGGCACGGAGTAA
- a CDS encoding response regulator — protein sequence MKVRKRALIVDDERLARSDLRALLERHPEIQVVGEAGDVDEAVRQIIDLDPDVVFLDVQMPRKSGFDLLSEIETQAQIVFVTAYDAHAIRAFDINALDYLLKPVSPERLQRTIARILESETPAKAPAGERPLTLDDHLFVTSNKRARFLKVHTISCLRGADDYTEIVLATGETVLMRRSLNEWERRLPEKHFVRIHRTAIVHLEFVKHLESAGDDTFLVFVEGLVDGLPISRRHATRLKATMS from the coding sequence ATGAAAGTGCGCAAACGAGCCCTCATCGTCGACGACGAGCGATTGGCGCGCAGCGATCTGCGTGCTCTGTTGGAGCGCCATCCAGAGATCCAGGTCGTCGGCGAGGCGGGCGACGTCGACGAGGCGGTGCGCCAGATCATCGACCTCGATCCCGACGTCGTGTTCCTCGACGTGCAGATGCCGCGCAAATCGGGCTTCGATCTATTGTCCGAGATCGAAACGCAGGCGCAAATCGTGTTCGTCACGGCGTACGATGCCCACGCGATTCGCGCCTTCGACATCAATGCGCTGGACTATTTGCTCAAGCCGGTCTCGCCGGAGCGATTGCAGCGAACCATCGCGCGCATCCTGGAAAGCGAGACGCCGGCCAAAGCCCCCGCGGGCGAACGGCCCCTGACGCTCGATGACCATCTGTTCGTGACCAGCAACAAGCGCGCGCGATTTTTGAAGGTGCACACCATTTCATGTTTGCGAGGCGCCGACGACTACACGGAAATCGTGCTTGCCACGGGCGAGACGGTGTTGATGCGCCGCTCCCTGAATGAGTGGGAGCGCAGGCTGCCGGAGAAGCATTTCGTGCGCATTCATCGGACGGCCATCGTTCATCTGGAGTTCGTGAAGCATCTGGAGAGCGCGGGCGACGATACATTTCTCGTGTTCGTGGAAGGCCTGGTCGATGGATTGCCGATTAGCCGGCGCCATGCGACGAGGCTCAAAGCGACGATGTCCTGA
- a CDS encoding DUF1272 domain-containing protein, whose protein sequence is MLELRPNCECCDKDLPPDSAEAMICTFECTFCRDCVTRSLGGICPNCGGNFTPRPIRPPSKLAKYPPSTKRVLKPNGCDADADH, encoded by the coding sequence ATGCTCGAACTTCGCCCCAATTGTGAGTGCTGCGACAAAGACCTGCCGCCCGACTCGGCGGAGGCCATGATCTGTACATTCGAATGCACCTTCTGCCGCGACTGCGTGACCCGCTCCCTCGGTGGCATCTGCCCGAACTGCGGCGGCAACTTCACGCCGAGGCCGATCCGCCCCCCATCGAAGCTGGCGAAATACCCGCCGTCGACGAAGCGGGTGCTGAAGCCAAACGGCTGCGATGCGGACGCCGACCACTGA
- a CDS encoding zinc-dependent metalloprotease → MSLARTFRGVHLSLALVAPAVVVAAGCAQTGHSSPDESNVLSKGDAFVAIDRPPRSAAQGLVTQSVPSTDTPRSFYLAINRRELGERYFLTAYVKDYYPGTVGSLLTTLGVGAAISLGVRVVTFREQNGKLFVFDAANNYATSDTFDPSLIIEAYPIVKSSGFDELTGSENYVLFDPAAGLNRFGALSDSFASGSQPSHFQIDLAFLQKFRKLSDGVTFEEVFTGFNDDKILNPRDGLESNRFKVSGTLGLSLRRYLESPDYVASALPSKEFYFRSARHSRKNTGTASQTPIKWNIHPGGKPITWLLSNHFLELKDDPVYAPYDIVGALERGIERWNDVFGFKALQVKVGSPDDSFADDDKNYIIFDADPTQGFALANERTNPNTGEIRGASVYFGAKMLSVLNELADDPPASTEVAQSDVTPPTHGAVPGLAWGDFRSEPLCALWAPAIAELHSAAQAAGTLPPLTKKQKFEGYITWLIGHEIGHTLGLRHNFKGSLQAPSSSVMDYVIVDDSPRLGSPRPYDLAAIKWLYGLSREEPTQPFCVDADVKLDPDCSRYDFGTNPLADDAAPFYDNVLTTFLNGTGDPPNYSLNRVLRWVRTGTPAQHLQAWKAALGPLKVPVDANKVATIPGYAARVNQATNRLFSRLYLDPLDDRADLYHKDALLDDPPYDAEVTPLIMAELKANLLNGDSIRSYATRRMTVAVLKKLQLTAALSVLVESRATIQATRPGLTGDDAVLTDELLSRIDAAVKSYFN, encoded by the coding sequence ATGTCGCTTGCTCGAACATTCCGTGGGGTCCATTTGTCTCTCGCGCTCGTAGCGCCGGCCGTCGTCGTTGCTGCGGGTTGCGCGCAAACGGGCCATTCTTCACCGGATGAATCCAATGTGCTCTCGAAGGGCGATGCCTTCGTTGCCATCGATCGGCCGCCTCGATCGGCCGCGCAAGGGCTCGTGACGCAGTCGGTGCCGAGCACCGATACACCGCGATCCTTTTACCTGGCGATCAACCGCCGAGAGCTCGGGGAGCGCTATTTCCTTACAGCCTACGTCAAGGACTATTATCCCGGTACGGTCGGTTCGTTGCTTACAACGCTCGGTGTTGGGGCCGCCATCTCCTTGGGCGTGCGTGTGGTCACGTTCCGGGAGCAGAATGGCAAGCTCTTCGTCTTCGATGCCGCGAACAACTATGCCACCAGCGACACGTTCGACCCGTCGCTCATCATCGAAGCGTACCCCATCGTGAAGTCGAGCGGTTTCGACGAGCTCACCGGCTCGGAAAATTATGTACTTTTCGACCCTGCGGCGGGCCTGAATCGCTTTGGTGCGCTATCGGATTCGTTCGCGTCAGGTTCGCAGCCGTCGCATTTCCAGATCGATTTGGCTTTCCTGCAGAAGTTCCGCAAGCTCTCCGACGGCGTTACTTTCGAGGAGGTTTTCACGGGCTTCAATGACGACAAGATCCTGAACCCCCGCGACGGGCTCGAATCGAATCGCTTCAAGGTGTCGGGCACCCTGGGGCTTTCACTCCGCCGCTACCTAGAGAGCCCCGATTACGTTGCCTCGGCGTTGCCTTCGAAAGAATTCTACTTTCGCAGTGCCCGGCACTCGAGGAAAAACACGGGCACTGCATCGCAAACTCCGATCAAGTGGAACATCCACCCCGGGGGAAAGCCGATTACGTGGCTCTTGTCGAATCACTTTCTCGAATTGAAAGATGATCCGGTCTATGCGCCCTATGACATCGTGGGCGCGCTCGAGCGCGGCATCGAGAGGTGGAACGATGTGTTCGGTTTCAAGGCGCTCCAGGTCAAGGTGGGGAGTCCGGACGATTCATTCGCCGACGACGACAAGAATTACATCATCTTCGACGCCGACCCGACGCAAGGATTCGCCTTGGCCAATGAACGCACCAATCCGAACACCGGCGAAATTCGCGGTGCCAGCGTCTACTTTGGTGCGAAGATGCTGTCGGTGCTCAATGAATTGGCCGACGATCCGCCCGCCTCCACGGAGGTGGCGCAGTCGGACGTCACGCCCCCGACGCACGGCGCCGTACCCGGCCTCGCCTGGGGCGACTTCCGCAGCGAGCCATTGTGCGCGCTTTGGGCTCCGGCGATCGCCGAGCTGCATTCGGCGGCGCAGGCCGCGGGCACGTTGCCGCCGCTCACCAAGAAGCAAAAATTCGAGGGGTACATCACATGGCTCATCGGGCACGAGATTGGCCACACCTTGGGACTGCGGCACAACTTCAAGGGCTCGCTGCAGGCCCCGTCTTCGTCGGTGATGGACTACGTCATCGTGGACGATTCCCCACGACTCGGCTCGCCGAGGCCATACGATCTTGCGGCCATCAAGTGGCTTTACGGCCTCTCGCGCGAAGAACCGACGCAGCCGTTTTGCGTAGATGCCGACGTGAAGCTCGATCCCGATTGCTCTCGGTACGACTTCGGCACCAACCCGCTCGCAGACGACGCGGCGCCTTTTTACGACAATGTGCTCACCACCTTCCTCAACGGGACGGGGGACCCGCCGAACTACTCCCTGAACCGCGTCCTCAGGTGGGTTCGCACCGGTACGCCCGCGCAGCACCTGCAAGCATGGAAGGCGGCGCTCGGGCCGCTGAAGGTCCCCGTCGACGCCAACAAGGTTGCGACCATTCCGGGGTATGCCGCGCGGGTGAACCAAGCCACCAACCGTCTCTTCTCGCGCCTTTACCTGGATCCTCTCGACGATCGGGCTGACCTCTACCACAAAGACGCCCTTCTCGACGATCCGCCCTACGACGCCGAGGTCACGCCGCTGATCATGGCCGAATTGAAGGCGAACCTCCTCAACGGCGATTCGATTCGTTCGTACGCCACCCGCCGCATGACCGTAGCCGTTCTGAAGAAGCTGCAGCTCACCGCAGCGCTCAGCGTGCTCGTGGAGTCACGCGCGACCATTCAGGCGACGCGCCCGGGCTTGACCGGTGATGACGCCGTCCTGACCGACGAACTGCTATCTCGTATCGATGCAGCCGTGAAAAGCTATTTCAATTGA